In Mycoplasmopsis synoviae ATCC 25204, the sequence TTTGAAAACTTTTAGGTAAAACTAGTTGATAATTATAAGAAGTTGTTAAATTAATATCGCTATTACTTCCAGTTTTGAAGCTAGCTGTAGTTTGACCATTATTTTCTGTATTTGCATTGCCACAACTTATAGCGCTAATAGAAGTTAGAATTAAAATTGGGCTAACTAATGCTATTTTTTTTATTTTTTTCATGATTTAATAAGTAAATTATAAATTAAAAACTAATAACTATTTTAAAATAGTTATTAGTCCTAAATTATCATTCCCAGTGCAACACTCTTAAATAGGGTGTTGTTTTTTATAAAATTGAAAAAAGATATAAAAAAAGATCCCCAGCAAAGGAATCCAAAATGAATTATAACACTAAAAAATATTCAAGATTAAATTTAGAAAAAAGATACCAAATAAGTTTTTTATTTAATGTACAAAAAGAATCTATTTCCAAAATAGCACAAACATTAAATATTCACAAAAGTACTATTTCTAGAGAATTAAAAAGAAATTTAGATAATTTTGGTCATTATTTTTGCGAAGTTGCACAACAAAAAACAAATTTAAGAAAAAAATATAGGTCTTTATTTAAACATCATTGAGCATTAGAAAATGAATTTGATCAAAAATTTCAAAAATATTACAACAAAAACATTCACGGTGTAAAAGCTACTATTAATAAAATAAAAACAGAAAATCCAAAAATGAAAACTCCTTCATTTCAAACAATTTATAGGTGAATAAAAACTACAAAATGAATTTTTAGACCAAGCAATAAACTTCGTCAATATTACAAAAAAGGTGGGAAAAGAACTAAAACAATTTCAAGGTTATTAGATGTAAACAAATATGTTTTACCTATTTGAGCAAGAAGAAAATCAATAAATACAAGAAAAGAATTTGGACATTGAGAAATGGATTTAGTTATCGGTAAAAAAGCACATAAAAAACAAAATCTTTTAGTTATTGTTGAAAGAAAATCAAGATTAGGTTTAGCTATAAAAGTTGTTTCTAAAAATCCTTTTGAAATTCATAAAAAATTAAATATGTTAATTAAAAAATATGATTTAACAATAAAATCCATAACAATCGATAACGGAATTGAATTTGAAAAAATAAGTATTTTTGGAAAACAAAAAGATATTCAAATATATAGAGCAGAACCTTATGCTTCTTTTCAAAGAGGTAGCAATGAACATTTTAATGGTTTAATAAGAAGGTTTTTTAAAAAAGGAACTGATTTTAATGATGTTTCTGATGATTTATTAGAAGATGTTGTAAATCAAATAAATGAAATGCCAAGAGAAATTTTTAATTGAGATAATTCTAAAAATTTATTTTTAAAAGAAAAACTCAATCATAATAAAGAAAACTTTATATAATTGAGTTTTTATGTTGCACTAGAAGTGAGAATTTGGGACTAATAACTATTTTAAAATAGTTATTAGTTTTTTGAATTTTATTAATTATTATTTGAACCAAATGTATCTCTAAATGATTGAACAAATTGATCAAATGTTTGAAGTTGTGAAACTTGTGTTCCATTTGCAGCTTGATTTATTAAATTTTTAAATGCTGATTCAACAGAATTTCTAAATGCATCACCTTTTTCTGAACCTGGTGATTCATATGTAGTTCAGTTTGCTTGATCTTTTGCTGCATTTTTAAATACTTGTAATGCATTTTCTAAGAATGGGTTATCTGTTCTTGAATTTTTTCCAGAATCAAATGTTTTATCAGAAACTGAATTTTGAAAATCTGATGTTGGCATTACATATGACATTTGTTTTTGGAAAAATAATGAAGGAGTTGCAGTTACTGTTGATTTTGAATCATCTTTAAAGAAAGTATATTCTTTCTTAGAAGTTACAAGTCAATGTACAAATGCTCTAGTAGCAGCATCATCAACTTCATTTGCTTTTATACCAATTAAACTAGGACCTTGTAAATAAATTGAATTTTTTGCTGAATTTTCATTTCATTTTGTTGGAGCATTTATTACTACAAGTTCATTTTTATTTAATGTATTTGATGAAGTTTGTTCTTCAGCAGTTCCACCTAGTAATTTAATATATTTTTCTCAATCAGCTTTAACTGGATTTGAATTTGAACTTTTCACAAATACAACAAGACTTTTTTGTGGGTTTTTAGAATTGCTACTTTCAGCAACTCCACCATAAATAATTTCACTTGAATTTTGACTAGCTGCATTCTTTACCACTGTTTGGAAATCTGTAAATTCTTGAGTTTTTGAACTATCACTTTGTTGCAATAACAATAATTTTCAATTACTTGTATCGTTTTTAATTTTATCTATAGCAGCTTGAATTGATGCATCGTTTGTTGTGTCTATTGACTTAATATCAAAACGTGATTTTAAAGTAACATTTGATTTTGCAAGACCATTTTTAAATGAACCAAATCCTAAAAATATTTGATCACTTGTATAATTTGTTCTATATTTTCTTCCAAGACCATTAAGTCCTAATCCAAATGTTAAAAATCCTGATCTATTATAGTTATTTCTATCGCTTTTATTTGTTGAAGCTTTAAAGTTGAAACCAGAATATTGAGAGAAATTAAAATTAATTGTTCCCTCAACTGATTCAATATAGTTGTGAGTATAACCAGCAATTGAACCAATACTCATTGCAAATTTATGATAAATTTGTTTATTTGAAGTAAATTGTCCTGGACCTTGTAATACCACACCCTGTGTTGCAACTGCGCTTCTAAATGTTTCATAAACAGTTTTTGCTGCAACATTAGCTGGAGAACCTGTTGTTGTTAAAGAATTATAATTAACAGTATTTACTCCATTTTTTTTAGAAGTTGCTTCAAGAGAATTAGCATACCGATATCCAGTTAATGAATAAACACTATTTTGGAATGTTGATGTAGGGCTGTCAATACCTAAAACGTGTAAATCATTTTGATTATCTTGTGTATTTTTAAATAATTTTTGTGCTAATTCAGCAAATTTAATTAAATCTTCATAATTATTAAAAATCTTTTTAGAAAATTGAAAGCCTTTTAATAATTCAGTTGCGTTATCGACTGGATCACCTCATTGCTTTTGAATTTGACTTCTGTCAGGTTGACCCTTAGAATCTATTTCTGCAACAAAATTTTTTGTATCAACATCATCTGAGAAAGTTACTCCTTTTGCTTTCATTGTGTCTAATATATAAGACATAACAGGAGCATTAATAGTTGAAACCAAAGTACTTTTCATTATTGGTAATATGTATGTAGATGGGTTTTTAATGTTTTCTGTTGTTGCGTTTGAATTAACAAAATCCTTGTTAAATAATGAAATATCTGTATCTAAATCAGGATTTCCATTTGGGTCGTTAAAACTTAATAACATATTGCTATTTGCAAGTATTGCCCCAACAGGAGAATAATTTAAAATTAAGTTAAAAAAATTATCAGTATTTTTAGCTTCTAAATATTGCGATACTTTTTTTGCTCCTTCCCCATAACCTGAACCAACATTATTTACAGTAACTTCTTTGAAAATATTTCCAAGTTTCGCTTTTAATTCGGCATCATTATTATAAGCATTAACTAATTCATTTAAAGCTTTTGCTTGTGCTCCCCCTTGTGAAAAAGTCATAGCTAAAACAATTTTGTCTTTTTCAACTTGCTGAAAAGCGTTAGAAGATGCTTCTGGATTTGCGCCTAATAAAGCGTTTAATCTTCTATCTTTGATAGATGAATTGTCAGTAACACCGCCAATATTATTGTTACTTTCATTTATTGATCCATTTGAACTTCCACATGATGCAGAAATAGATAACGCTGCAATTGAACCTAGCGTTCCTAAAATAAATTTAATTTTTGTTTTATTCATAGTATTATATATAGTCCTTCAAACCTAAATTTTGTATACAAATAATATAGTAATCAAGTCATTTTAGTGATAATTTAATTACTTATTCCATTATACCAAAAAATATGAAAAACTTATTTGCAAACGCAAATAATTTTATTTTTTTGAAATATAATATTTTCGATGAAATATTTTTGTATTTGTATTTTACTTTTTTTTAGTTAAACATTTTTAAGTATTTAAATCGCAACTAAATTCTTAAAATTAAACATGTTTTTAAAAAAGGGCGCAAAAATATTTTAGCATAAAAAAACACAAAAGGAAATTTTATGCAAATTAATACTGACGCACAAATTGAACAAAAAGCTCAATATCAAAATGATTTAGATCAAAAAGAACAAATAAATTATTTTAAAGAAAATTTACAAAGTAAACTAAGAAGTCAATTTGGTGATGAAATTTTAAATCAAATTAATTTTCAAAAAGACTTAAGTGATAATACTAGTTTTACAAATTCAGATCTTCAAACTTTACAGGAAAAAGTTTCTGGATTAAAAGATTTATCAAATAATTTAAAAACAATCATAAATACATATAATAATAACTACTTTAGTAATAGTGATCAATATCCATCACAAAGTTTATTAAGTGAATCAAAAGAACAATTACAAGAAGAAGAAAAATATTCAAAATTTATAACACAAGCTCAATGAGATCAAATAAAAGGTGATTTTAATTTATGAATAAAACAAGTAAGCAATTTTTTCTAATTTTGTCGATAATTTTGTAGGAGAAATCGGACAAATAATTAAAACAATTCAACCACTTGTGTCAGATACAGCCGACATTGTTAACGAATTAGATTTACCTGGTGATTTTGAAATAGTAAAACTAGGAGCCCTAGCTTTAGAGTCTACAAACCTTGTATTAACAGTTTTATCTAAAATTCAAATAGATGGAACATATATTTATACTTATGTTTCAGCTATAAATTACGAGCTAAACAAACAAGATGATATGGTGCTTTTAAGTAGACTTTTTTCACAATTAAAACAAGATGCAGATAATTTATCTTGATGAAGAAAATATTTGCTTGGGGGATGAATAATAAGTGAAAAAGCAAATGAATTAGCTCAAAAAACTACTGATTATTATCAAGAAGCAATAAATAAATATAACAATTCAATTCAAGCACAACAACAATATTCTGATTACGAAAATCAAATATATCAAAGTTATAATTCGTATTAATTTTTATGTTATCTAATTATATAAATGATGAAATAAATCAAATAAAGCAATATAAGATATGTAATTTATATTTTGTTTAATTTACTAGCAATTTTTATATTAAGTTTAGTTTTTGTATTTAATTATTTAAAGCAAAAGCTTGACAGTAATGTTTATATTGTCTTTGAAATATTAGCAGGATTTTCAATTGCATTTTTAGCTATTGGCGTTTTTAGATCTATTTTAATATTGATAATAAAATCTTCTTGAAAATTTTTAAACGAAACTTTTCTAAAAGAAATTTTAATTATGTATTTTATTTTTTCATTAAAATTTAAAAAATTAAACACATTAACAAAAAACAATACAATTTAGATGCAATAACTATAAAAATTTTAAAAAAGTTAAATAAAAAAATTGATACATTTTTAAGAGGATCTCTTGCGATAGATTTATTGACAGATTCAAATTATAGAATAACAAATGATATAGATTTAGTTTCAGATAACAAAAATATAAATTTTAGAAAAATTTTTGAAAAAGAATTTTCATATTTCGAAAAAATACATTAGATCAAAATTTTTTAAAAGGAAAAATTTTAGATAAAAAAATAGAAATAATCAATTCATTATACATAAACAAAAGAAATACAATAAAAATTAAAGGTATAAAAGTTGCTAATATTTAATATGTTTTGATTAGTAAAATGGTACAGTTACCTTTCTTGTTTTCAAATCAGCAAAGTGTTCAAAAAATAGAAAACACAATTTTAGATATTGAATTTATTATTAAATACATAAATCAAAAAAACTTAAAACTTCAGAATTTAGAACTTTTATATTTAGTAAAACAAAATTTAGTTTCCGATTATTCTCTTAAATTATTTTTTAAACAAAATAATTTCTGACAATTCATTAATAATGAAATTAATGAAAAAGAAAAAAATAAAAATAAAATAAAAAATACAGTTAGTGACCCAAAATAAGTGATCAAATTATTACCTATTTTGATTTGCATTATAACAATAATGAGGTAATTCAATTAATTAAAGAATCAACACTTTTATCAGATGATAGAAGCAATTTAACAAATCAGTATTATAAATTTAATTCAAAAAGTAAAATGAACATTGAAAACTTATTACAAGAATTTGATTCGCAAGAAACACTTAATAATTACATTCTTGAAAATAAATATATAAACCTTCCTATTGAATACAAAGAAATTTATGACGATTTGTTTCCAAATAATTATAAAAATGTTGATTTAAGATTTATTTTGTTAAACAATCTTTTGGAAAAGTTACATTATAAAAAAAATAATGGCTATAAAAATTTTTAACACCAAACCAAATTAAAATCAATATTTTTAATTCAAATACATTAACAAGATTCTTTTTTGCTTTATTTGTTATTATGGTTACAACATATATAGTTGGTACTTTTATTTGAAATTTTTATTTCGATAAAGTAAATGTCGAAAAAGCGACAAAATTTGAATATTTTATTTTTATAGTTTCTTTTTTAGTTGATATTTACACATTAATTGTTTTAATTTTAAGAGTCATTATTTCGTTTTTTATTTTTAAAATTAAAAATATTTTTATTTATATTTATTTATATATTACATTTTCATTTACTGATGCAAATAGTATTATAAAAGACAAAATCAAAAAATTACAAAAAACCTTTCAAATTAAAACCTGATAGTTAAAATCAAAAAAACTAGCAGGTTTTTTTAAAAAAATAAAAAAGTAAATAATCAAAAAATGTGTAACAAAAAAAATTTTACATTTTTTGTAATTAAATTTTATTTTGTTTAAAATTAGCTAGTGACTTTAAAATATTAAATTTAAACACTTAATAATAAGGAATTAAAAATGAAGAAAACAAAAATTATTATTTTGTCAAGTTTAGTTTTTTCAACTATGACACCAGCATTGGCAATTTCATGTGGCATTAATACAAACCAAAACAAAAAAATCAAAATCAAGAAACAAAAACAAAAAATGCAAATGATGAAAATTTAGCTTTAAAAAAATCTGATAATTTTATTGATTTAAATATAAAAATTAATTGTAGCATTAGGAGATAGTATTACAGCTGGTTTTGACGGAACTTTTCCTGATGATTTTCCTGGTAAATTAGAAAACAACCAAATCACAGGAAGCAGTTATCCTGCATTTTTGGCAAAAATATTTAATAAGCAAAATAGAATTGCTTCATTTAATAATTATGCTAAATCAGGGGCAACAATTTCACAATGATTAAAACTTTTTGATATTAATTATCCAGGACAAAATGATGCTAGTTTAAATATTTTTGGAAATTCTCCCCAGGAAATTAAGGATTTTCAAACAAAAGTATTAAGTGATTTAAAAAAACAAATTTAATAACTCTAATCCTTGGTGGGAATGATTTTTTTGAATTAATTTTTAATGAATTTCAACAAAATAAATTAAACCTAGATTCAGTAAATGAAGCTCTAAAGGAAACAAAAAGTAATATTAAAGAAATTTTTAATTACTTATTTAAAGATATTATTAGTGAAATTAAAAGAAGATATCAATATCTTCCCATATTGTAAAGTGCAAGTTACCACTTACAATTTAATAAAATTGCCGACTTTAAAAATCGGCTTTTATTTTTCATTAGTTATTATTTTTTCTTTTTTGAGTATTTGTGAATTTTGTTTCTTGGTACAAATCCTTTAGCTCTGGTATATAGTGGCATATCTTTAGGAATTAGATTTCATAAATATTTGTTTTAATTATATTCATGAAACATTTCGTTTGGATGCTTTTAATTTTTTAGGAATTTTCTTCAAGTTAGATTTAATATGTTTTAAACTTTTCAAATTTCAAGGTCATCAATTTTTTCAAAGTTAGTGCTTTTTTTGAAATATCTTCGAATGTATTTATTGATATTTTAGGTAGTTATTTTTTGATGTGAAGCATAAGGATGAGCTTTATAAATATAAATTTTTAATCTATATCTTATATAAAAAATTAAGTTAAATTTTAAGCCTTGATCTATGGTAATGGATTTGACATTAAATTCAATAGCCTTTAACTAAATTTCAAAGTTCTAAATTTAGATTTCATGGATTTTTAGTCATTATTTTTTTAATTAAAACAAATCTGATGAGTCTTTCTTGGAAAAGCAGTAAATGAGCCTTAGCTTCTCTTTTACCTTTGATTAAATTTGCTTCCCAGTGGCCAATTTTTTTCTTAATCCGATTTTAAAAGGACTAGTTCAAAAAGGCCTAACTCAGCGTTTTCAAGCAAGCCACTCTTGGAGAGATTTTTGCCTTTTGCCGCAAATACATAATTGCTTCTAAGTAAATTTTTGCGATTTATTTTTCAATTTTTTGAATTAATTCAATTGTAAATCGTTTTAATTGAAGGACATTTAATGTTATAGTTACGCTTGATAAATTCCAGAGTGCTTTCAACTGTCATTTCTTTGGCGTTATAAATTTTTAAGAATTTTTCTTTAAATTCTTTAAATTTATAAATTTCAGATTTAAGTTTAAAGTGGTTTTTAGCGAATTCTAATGTCATGATTTTCTAGCAAGCTTTGCATCATATCCATATTCACTTGAGTTTTTCTAATTTCTTTAATCAATGAAGAATGACAAATTTTAAGATCTTTAGCCATTTTTCTAAGAGAAAAGTTAAAGTTTTGTAACAAGAATTCTATTTTTCGCGAATATCATAAGAAATTCGTCTATAATTTTTAATGGTTATATATGAATGCTCTCTTGAGAGCATTTTTCTTTCTTTTTGTAGTAAGTTTTTAATAAAAAAACTCTCAAAAAAATTTTAATATTTTTTTGGGAGTGATAACTTGGAAGTTACAATGTGGGAAACGGCATAAGCCGTTTTTTATATAAAATTATGAAAAAGTTAAATATTTTCACTTTTATTTTTTAAAAATAATTATTTTTTGTTTTAATAAACTAAAAATAGTAAAACTATATGATCGTATAAATCAATTGTTCGATTTAAAGAAAGAGGTATACATATACGAAGATTTTAGAAAAAATTTTATAAAAACAATAAAAAATGAAAGATATTCTAATCTTTTAAAATTATTTTCTGTGATAAATAAATTAACTTATATTTGAATGAAAAATAATAATGTAGAAATAGTTAATTTACCAATTACAACGCAAAGTGTTACTAGTCCTATGGGATTAGGTAGCGACTCGAAACCTTATAAAGTTATTTCTAAAAGTAATTTAAATTATGAATTCTATTTGGCAGATAGTATGCAATTTCACCTTGAATTAATGTTAAGAGCTAAAGATATTTCTAGTGCTGGATATATAACAAATACCTTTAGAGGAGAACAAGTTGATAATAGACATTTATATCAGTTTAATCATTTTGAAATTGAGATGTTAGGTAATTTAAATAATTGTAAAGAAAAAATTATTGATTACATTAAATTTATTGTTAATGAATTAATAAAAAAACATAAAAATTTAATTGATTTTTTAATACTAATAATTCAAATAGATTAAAAAAATGATTATCTAATGAAGTTATAGATTTAAAACATGATCATGTTATTTCATTATTAAAATTAGAATATCCAGTTGGTATAGAAAAAATTTATTTAAATAAAAATGATTTTATAGAAAGTGTTAATTCTAAGGGGGAACAATACTTAATAAATAAATTTAAAAATAATATTATTTGATTAAGCAACTTTCCATGACAATTAGTTCCTTTTTATCAAAAAATAGAAGGAGATTATGCGATAAACTCTGATTTATTAATTGGAATAGGCGAAACTGTTGGTTCTAGTCAAAGATGTATAACATATAAAGAGACATATGATTCAATACTAAAACACAAGAATAATCCCAAACATTATGATTGATATTTAAAAATGAAGTTAGAATCAGAATTAGAAACATCTGGTTTTGGTTTAGGATTGGAAAGATTAGTACTTTTTATCATAGATGAAAAAGATATTAGAAATGTTCAGCTATTACCTAGAGAAACAGATAGGGAATTATTGCCTTAATTTATGATATATAGAAAAATTTTAAAATTTATTGATGACTTAATATCCGAATTTAATCTTTTATTTTCATCAAATATTTCTTTAATCTTAAAAGGAAGTTATATACTTGCTAAAAATAATATTTTAAAAAGATCTATAAATGATTTAGATTTTTGTTTCATATCAGATATAAGGGAAACTGATAAACAAAAGTTTTTACAGTGAATAGCTAATAGATTGCCTAATAGTAAATTTGACGATAACTTATTAATTACCTATATATTTGATTTTAAAATAGAAATTGTAAGTTTAGAAACTATAAATTTATCTTTTGTTAATAAAAATAATTATTTAAAAATATATATGATATAAGTGTTAATTATGCCATTTTACAAAAAATTTTATCTTTTGCTTATCTATTTTCTGATGATTTTAAACATGACAGGAACCGAAAAATTTCGGAATTAGTAAATGATTTAGAATCAGTATATAAATTTAATGGTAATTTAATTAAAGAAATAACATCATGAGCACTATTAAGAAACGCAATAAATTTAAATTTATTTAATACTTTCTTTATTTATAAACATTATAATTACGATAAATATCATATTAGATATTTTAAATTTAAAAGCATAGAAAAATATTTAAATACTTATATATATTCTGATATTAAAAAAATATATAAATTTATGAATAAGGAATCTAAAAAAATAATTATTTTTTAGATTTATTATTAAAAAATAATTCTTTAATAATAAAAAAAATTATTAGTTCTTATGAAAAACCTACTTTGCCTGGATTTGAAATTAATTTTTTAACAAATGATATTGATGTTAGAAAAGATAAAAAAACAGTATTTTTTTTAATATTTTAAATAATAAAAAAGCAGTTTTTATTTCTCATTTAGATGAAGTTGGAGGAATAATTGTAAATGGTAATATTTATAACTTAGGTACTATGAATTGAATAGATGGAATTTATAATGTATATGATAAAAAATCTAATTTTATTTTCGATATAAATTGCAACAAAAAAGATAACAACTTTTTTTCAGCCGAAAAAAATAGAAAAATAAATAGACCTACTTTATTTTTTTCTGATAAAAAATCTAATTCATTAAATAAAAATGATATATATCAAATATTTCCTTCTACAAAAACTATTGTTGATAAAGTATTTATTAAAAGTAGAAATTCTGACAATAGAATGCCGGTTGCTTGTATTTTAAGTTTAAATAGTTTTTCATCAATTAATTATATATTTACAACAAGAGAAGAAATATTATTACAATCTTCTAAAGAAAATAAAAATTGAATACAAAAAAAATTAAATCAATTATTAATATTGAATCTTCAGAAAGTGATCAGTGGGATATTGAAGGTATATTAATAAGAGTTTCTGATACTTTTACAGCCGTTAATTTATCATTGCTAGAAAAACTAAAGAAATTATGTAATAAATATTCACTTCCATATCATTTATATTTTGGATCTGGATCAACTGATATTACAGAACTGCAATATGAAAACTCAATTACAATAGCTTTACCTGCTGATAAAATTCATAGTTATGAATCTAATGTTTTAAGTAAAAACATGTATTATATGTTAATTTTTATGGAGCTTATAAATGAAGAAATCCTTTAATTTTAATCTTTTTAAATATGTTTCAGCAGTAGGAATATCATTAATCGGTTCTGAAGCATTTAAAATTTCTTCAGCAATTTATATATATAAAATATCTGGTGATTTTTGATTGGTTACTTTATTATATTTATTAATTCAATTGCCATCAATAATTATTTATATTTTTTCAAATAAATTAGTAAAAATTCTTAAAGATAAAACCGCATTACTATTAACTGATATTTTAAGTGCTTTTTTTCTCTTGATAGTATTTATTATTTCTATTTGATTTTTAACTTCTAACATCTTTTCCATTATATTAATTGTTTTATCAACTATATTGGGTACTATACATTCTTATCGCTTTATTCATTTAAAAAATGTGTTATATTATTTAGCTACAGATGAAAAAACCTTAAAGTCCTTTAATATTGGCAATTCTCTTGCTATATCAATAGGTTTTGTTCTTTCACCTTTAATGTCATTTTATTTATATAATTATTTACAATTTTATTGATTGATAGTTTTTAATATTATTACTTATTTAATATCTGGTATATTGTATTGGAGTTTAAAACTTAATATAAATTCAATTGAATTTTCTAAAAAAACTATTTCACAAGATATTAAAAAAACTAAATTATCAAGCTGAATATTTATTTTTTCTTTCTCTATTTTAATTGGTATATTACTTTATCCTAGACAAGCGGGATTGATACAATTTTTCGCATATATTAAAGATTATAGTTATAATGAATGATCTTTTTGATTCACATTAACTATGTCAATAAGCGGTTTAATAGCTACCATTTTATTGATGATATTAAATCATTTTAATAAATCTAAAATAAAATTACATATACTAATGCTAGTAATGCTCATTTTAGCTACTTCATGAATTTTCATAGAAAAATTAACAACTTCTTCTTATGTTATTTTCATATATTATTTTTTGATCAACACTATTCAACAGTTTATTTTTAGTATCACATTACCAACCTTTTATTCTGAATCATACAAGTTATTTAATAAAAAAGATTTTCATAAGCAAAATGGTTGATCATTGGCCACTAGAGTTATAGTTTCTAATTTACTTATAATTCTATTTACATTTTTTAACAATAAATTTAGTTATTATTGAGCATATTTAAGTTATTCGCTTATTATATTAATATTGTCTACACTTATAATTACAACTTCATTAATTATTTTTAAAACAAATAATATTAATAAATTTTATTCTTCTAAAAAAACTTTTAAAGATTATGAAGAATATACAAAAAATGGTCTTTGAAATTCAGAAAAAAATATAATCGAAAAATATTTTTTCGATAATACAAAAGAATTAAAAATATACGATATTGGATGCGGACTGGGGAGAACTACTTTTGAATTAAAAAAAATGTTCCCTAATTCTAAAATTGAAGCAATTGACATAAATAAAATATTTATTAATAATTGCAAAAAAAGAAATTCTGATAATTCTATATTATTTAAGCATAAAAATAT encodes:
- a CDS encoding IS30 family transposase; translation: MNYNTKKYSRLNLEKRYQISFLFNVQKESISKIAQTLNIHKSTISRELKRNLDNFGHYFCEVAQQKTNLRKKYRSLFKHHWALENEFDQKFQKYYNKNIHGVKATINKIKTENPKMKTPSFQTIYRWIKTTKWIFRPSNKLRQYYKKGGKRTKTISRLLDVNKYVLPIWARRKSINTRKEFGHWEMDLVIGKKAHKKQNLLVIVERKSRLGLAIKVVSKNPFEIHKKLNMLIKKYDLTIKSITIDNGIEFEKISIFGKQKDIQIYRAEPYASFQRGSNEHFNGLIRRFFKKGTDFNDVSDDLLEDVVNQINEMPREIFNWDNSKNLFLKEKLNHNKENFI
- a CDS encoding P68 family surface lipoprotein produces the protein MNKTKIKFILGTLGSIAALSISASCGSSNGSINESNNNIGGVTDNSSIKDRRLNALLGANPEASSNAFQQVEKDKIVLAMTFSQGGAQAKALNELVNAYNNDAELKAKLGNIFKEVTVNNVGSGYGEGAKKVSQYLEAKNTDNFFNLILNYSPVGAILANSNMLLSFNDPNGNPDLDTDISLFNKDFVNSNATTENIKNPSTYILPIMKSTLVSTINAPVMSYILDTMKAKGVTFSDDVDTKNFVAEIDSKGQPDRSQIQKQWGDPVDNATELLKGFQFSKKIFNNYEDLIKFAELAQKLFKNTQDNQNDLHVLGIDSPTSTFQNSVYSLTGYRYANSLEATSKKNGVNTVNYNSLTTTGSPANVAAKTVYETFRSAVATQGVVLQGPGQFTSNKQIYHKFAMSIGSIAGYTHNYIESVEGTINFNFSQYSGFNFKASTNKSDRNNYNRSGFLTFGLGLNGLGRKYRTNYTSDQIFLGFGSFKNGLAKSNVTLKSRFDIKSIDTTNDASIQAAIDKIKNDTSNWKLLLLQQSDSSKTQEFTDFQTVVKNAASQNSSEIIYGGVAESSNSKNPQKSLVVFVKSSNSNPVKADWEKYIKLLGGTAEEQTSSNTLNKNELVVINAPTKWNENSAKNSIYLQGPSLIGIKANEVDDAATRAFVHWLVTSKKEYTFFKDDSKSTVTATPSLFFQKQMSYVMPTSDFQNSVSDKTFDSGKNSRTDNPFLENALQVFKNAAKDQANWTTYESPGSEKGDAFRNSVESAFKNLINQAANGTQVSQLQTFDQFVQSFRDTFGSNNN
- a CDS encoding SGNH/GDSL hydrolase family protein, which gives rise to MGDSITAGFDGTFPDDFPGKLENNQITGSSYPAFLAKIFNKQNRIASFNNYAKSGATISQWLKLFDINYPGQNDASLNIFGNSPQEIKDFQTKVLSDLKKQI
- a CDS encoding amino acid--tRNA ligase-related protein encodes the protein MFDLKKEVYIYEDFRKNFIKTIKNERYSNLLKLFSVINKLTYIWMKNNNVEIVNLPITTQSVTSPMGLGSDSKPYKVISKSNLNYEFYLADSMQFHLELMLRAKDISSAGYITNTFRGEQVDNRHLYQFNHFEIEMLGNLNNCKEKIIDYIKFIVNELIKKHKNLIDFLILIIQID
- a CDS encoding amino acid--tRNA ligase-related protein — encoded protein: MGETVGSSQRCITYKETYDSILKHKNNPKHYDWYLKMKLESELETSGFGLGLERLVLFIIDEKDIRNVQLLPRETDRELLP
- a CDS encoding methyltransferase domain-containing protein; this encodes MKKSFNFNLFKYVSAVGISLIGSEAFKISSAIYIYKISGDFWLVTLLYLLIQLPSIIIYIFSNKLVKILKDKTALLLTDILSAFFLLIVFIISIWFLTSNIFSIILIVLSTILGTIHSYRFIHLKNVLYYLATDEKTLKSFNIGNSLAISIGFVLSPLMSFYLYNYLQFYWLIVFNIITYLISGILYWSLKLNINSIEFSKKTISQDIKKTKLSSWIFIFSFSILIGILLYPRQAGLIQFFAYIKDYSYNEWSFWFTLTMSISGLIATILLMILNHFNKSKIKLHILMLVMLILATSWIFIEKLTTSSYVIFIYYFLINTIQQFIFSITLPTFYSESYKLFNKKDFHKQNGWSLATRVIVSNLLIILFTFFNNKFSYYWAYLSYSLIILILSTLIITTSLIIFKTNNINKFYSSKKTFKDYEEYTKNGLWNSEKNIIEKYFFDNTKELKIYDIGCGLGRTTFELKKMFPNSKIEAIDINKIFINNCKKRNSDNSILFKHKNIIEKINEKEKYDLILFSFNGLTNILEEKEVRMALNNIYNLLKKGGKFIFTIHDMFSTEEYKNYWLEKVKVYDLELFSEKKVLSNKENDIWVKNRFYTQEDMKKILSDEFNFKILEVSKRDEKLEEEWVKKLSKPLLFYVTQK